The window CGTGTGTTTCCTAGGCCTCGTAGTTTGTTTGATGCTGGTTTGGTTAGGGGTTTGAGGGAGGTTATGTCTTATCGGGTTGGTGTTGGGTTTTACCCGGTTGATGTTTGGGTTAGGGTTTATGAGACGCGTGAGGGTGGTTATATTTATCATGTTGAGGAGCCTAGGCTTAATGAGCTTGAGGTTTCTATGTATGAGGATATTATGAATCTCTTGTATTTCGAGCCACCTGAACCGGAGGATTCTTCGAGGTTTTTTGAGGCTGTTGTTAAGAGGATTGAGGAGCTTTTGTTGAGGTATGCTGCTGTTTATGAGGGTGCTAGGACGGGGTTTATTCGTTATTATTTGTATAGGGAGGCTCTTGGTTTTGGTTATATTGATCCTTTGATGAGGGATCCCCATATAGAGGACGTCTCCTGTAACGGTTATAATTTGCCTGTTTATGTGTGGCATACTAATTTCGAGTATGTTCAGACTACTATGAGGATTCCGGAGAAGGATCTTGATAGGCTTGTCTTGAAGCTTGCTCATATAAGCGGTAAGCACTTGAGTATGGCTAATCCTATTGTTGATGCTATTTTGCCTGGTGGGCATAGGTTGGCTGGGACTTATAGGAAGGAGGTAACAACTACGGGTTCGAGTTTTACGGTTAGGAAGTTTAGGGAGAAACCGATATCTATTGTTGAGTTAATTAAATTCGGTACTATTGACCCGTTCATAGCTGCTTATGCGTGGGTTATGATGGAGCATAAGAGGAACGGTTTGATCCTCGGTGTCACTGGTGCGGGTAAAACCACGTTGCTTAATGCTGTAGCTACTCTGATACACCCTAGCTATAAGGTAGTGACGATAGAAGATACTCCCGAACTCAGGTTACCTCTACCTAACTGGGTTCAACTTGTGTCCAGAGAGTTTGCGATGAGGACAGATATCGTTACCTCTATAACACTGTTTGATTTAGTGAAGCTTAGCCTGAGATATAGGCCTGAGATAATTATGGTGGGAGAGGTACGAGGAGAAGAGGCATACGTATTATTCCAAGCAATGGCGAGTGTGTCGGGGGATACGCCTATTGTTATCAGAGATAGTGATGGCATGGTTAAGTTCATGAGTATTGGAGAGTTTGTGGATAAATATTATGAGGAGGGTGAAGGGAGGGTTGCCAAATCCGTTGAGGGTGTGCAGGTTCTGAGCCATGATGGTTATAATGTTGCTTGGAAGCCGTTGAGGTATGTTTTGAGGCACAGGGCTGATAGCATTTATCGCATTGTTGCTGAAGGCGGTGTGGAGTTAAGGGCTACGGGTAGCCACAGCGTTTATGTGCTTGACCCGGAGACCCTTGATGTGGAGGTCAAGCGTGTGGATCAACTTGCCCCTGGGGATTTATTGTTGACTTTTGTGAGCGAGCCTAGGGGTGGTGGAGGAGATTATCGTGATGGAGGTTTGGTGGAGGTTGATAGTCTTGGCGTTTTGGATGAGGATATGGCGTTTGTTTTCGGGGTGTATATTACTGATGGCTGTGTAAAGCATTACAGGGGGTCAAGGATATGTTTTACTAGGGGGTTGAGTGAGAATAGTTTGGCAGATAGAATGCTTAGAGTGATGTATGAGAAATTTGGTGTGAAACCTTATGTTGATGGCCGTGGGTCTTATAAGATATTCGAGTTTAATAATACTGAGCTTGCAAGGAGGTTTGAAAAGGTTCTCGGAGGAAAGCTTGAAGAGAAACGGGTACCGCATGCGTTATGGAGTTCTTCTTCTAAGATTGTCAGGGCATTCTTTGAGGGATTGAAAGCTGATTCTAGAAGGACTTTTAAGGAGAGATATGTGAACTATGTGACTGCTACCGAAAGACTGGCCCAGGAACTGTTGTGGCTTGCGAGGATGAAAGGGTTCTATGCTTTCTTACATGTTGAAAAAGGTACAGGTAGGAATGTCGGGAGGGAATACTATAATGTTAATGTTTACTTGGATACTGATTACAGGAAGCCTGATGTAGCTGAACGAGTTCCAGCCGGGTCTCTGCTTAGGCTTGTAAAGCTTCTAGGATTGTCTTCGCTCCCATATAATTTAGAGTATATTAAAAGGAGGAAGTTTGTGAGTGTGAGAACTGCTGATAAGGTAGTTGAATGGGTTGGGTCGAGGAAAATACTTGGTAATGGGGTAGGAGAGCATGTTAATAGAATAAAGGAATATGCCGCGGGTAACCTTAGGGTGGTGCTTGTTAAGGAAGTTAGTTTAGAGTCGTTTGACGGGTATGTGTATGATGTGAGTGTGCCGGGGACGGAGTCGTTTATAGGCGGTAAAGTTCCCGTGTTACTGCATAATACTGGTCATGGAGGTGTTTCTACTATGCACGCTGAGAGTCTTGAGAGCGCTGTTGACCGTTTGACTAGTCCTCCTATGAATATTCCTCCTAGTTATATTCCGTTGATTCATTTCTCTATGATGATTAGGCGTGTGGATAAGGGTGGTAAGGCTGCTAGGAGAGTTACTAATATTTGGGAGGTTGAGGATTATGGTAAGTATGTTGAGGTGTTTAAATGGAGGGCTAGCAAGGACGAGTTCGTTAGTAGGCTTAAGAATTCTGTTACACTTAAGAGGATTGCTAAGGAATTGCTGGATGTCCCTGTAAGCGACCTAGTGTACCGGGAGATCCCTGTCAGGGCATTATTGTTCCACAGTATGGCTTTGCGTAATATGATATCGTTTAAAGATGTAGCTGAGGTTATCTCTAGGTATTATCATGATCCGGGTATGAGGGATAGGATTCTCGAGGAATCGAAGGATTTGGCTAAGAAGGATGAGAGTGGTACGGTTAAGAAGTTGCTTGACCAGGTTAAGAGGTAAAAACAGAATAGAAACTTTTTTGACAAGTTTATATTAAAAAGTAGTGTGAATCTTTACTTGTAGGGTGTAATTATTGAAAGTTAAATTGTTTATATTGATTGTTATTGTTGCAATGCTTATATTACCACTTTTCACCGGGTTTACAGAGGTTTATAGTGATTCACCCGTTTCCCAGGGTAATGGTTGGGGAGTTTTCAGTGTAGAAACACATGGACTAGCAGTCTACGACTATGATAGTGATAATGTTCAGGAGGTGATAGTTTCTCCTGATAAGGTGATTGATATATACAGCTTATTTAAGGGTCCCTACAAGAACTTGGAGAACCTTGAAGTTATAGGTTACTATTTAGTAACCTATGGAAGCTCAGGTGTTAGGGTATTCAAAGGAATGAACCAGGTTTACACTTATGCTAATGTTCACAAGGTTACTAGTGACTTGGAGAAACAGGGCTTCATATTGGATGATAAAGTAGTGACCGCCTATAAGACTTGGGATATCTTCATCCCGTCCTCGAACCCTGTGTTAGCTTTCCATTATAATTCTCCCATAATTGCCTATCAGAGCACAGTAAACGGAAATATCAATATTATATACGATGGACATACTAGTGAAATAGGTATAAAGGCTCAGCCGATAGCTGCTCATGTAGTTGGTAGCTCTTTGTTTATACTAGCAAAGACTGCTTCACAACTTATACTAGTGGATGTTACGAATATGACTTCATGGAGTTTTGTCACAGAGGGATTATCTCTTCCTACTAACTCTAGTGTCATAGGATTCGATATACCTGAGGCTAGTTTTGTTGTAGCTGCTCGAGGTATGATTTATCTTGCAGGTTTAAACGGTGCTGTTACATTGTTTCCCGCGAGACCCCTTTGTACTTATGGTTCTGACATGCTTATACTGCAAGAGGATAAAATAGTGGATTTCAACGGTTACTCTGGGCTTATAGTGAGATCTTATCCACTCCCACCTATAGATGATATAAAGTATGCGGCCTGTAATAGGAATGTGATTGCTGTATCAGATGGATCTAGTGTTGCCGTCTACTATCCAGCGGAGAAGCCTAGGCTAACGATAATCGCGGATAGAACGGTTTTCGCCCTCTCACCCCTGTATTACAGGGTTGACTATAGTGGAGCTGAGAATGTATTAGTAACGGTAAACGGGAGTATAGTTAGTAGTGTGGGTTCTATTGTTTTCAATAGGAGTGGAGTATATAGAATAAAGGCTGTTGCGTCTAATAAGTTCATGGAGTCCACGGCGTACGCTGATATTACGGTTCTTCTAAGGCCTTTGAAAGTAGATATTAAGTTTAATGGGACTCCCATCGTATTTAAGAAGGCTGTAGTAACCGTTGAAACATATGATGCGTTGACTAATGAGAAAGTCATTACTCCTTGTACTATGACGGTTCCGGGTTTGAGTAAGCCGCTTTTGACTGATAGTTGGATGCAGGAATCCTTCCTTGTTAAACCAACACCGGGAACATACGCTGTTTCTGTGACATGTGGTGATGGTGAAGTTTATCAGAAAACGAATTCCTCGTTTGTAATGATTGTCAAGCCCGCTCAGACATTCCTAGAAGTACGTCACCCCTACAAGGGTGTCGTGGCGTTCTATGTAACAGATGAGCTGGGACAATTGGTTAGAGGGAAGTTATCCGTAGCATGTTGTAATGGTACGGTGGAGAGCAGTAACCCGTTGACATTTCAGTTATCACCCGGTAACCATTCAGCGTTAGTTACTTTTACACCGTATGAGAGCTACTATCAGCCTCTTAGAGTGAGAGCTCAACTTGTATATAGTTCTCCAGTGAATGGGACTTTAAAGGGATATAAGGTTTATGTAGAAAAGGTTCCATACAATGTTACGAAAACTCTTACTCAAATGATTCCAACAACATTAACCAAAAATGTAAAGCAAACAAACTATATGGTTCTGGCTTTGGCTGTCATCGTTACTGCAATAGCCTCGCCTGTTGTTTATCATTATATGCATGAGAAAGGCTTACTTGCTAGGATATCCGCGTTTTTCTCTAGAAAACGTAAAGAAGGAGTTACTGAGGTTGGTGAGGAAGAGTCTGGAGCAGAATCAGAATAGCATTTCATTCATTCAAGGTAGTATTCTAACAATCTCTTCTTTACCATTTCTCTGAATAACCGCGTTTATCTCTGTGTATTTCCCAATTCTTGTTCCATGTATTTTTGGCAGGAGTATCTTCTCTATCTGGAAGAACCCTGCTCTATCATCCATTAGTACGGATATTTTGACAGGTCTCTGGTCTCCTTGTTCTAGATATACTTTTTTTATGCTGAGTGCTGAGAGAGCATGTATATCGCTCTTCCCTCTTTTATATGGGTATCTAGCTCTGCCTTCAGCCATATCTGTACCGTCCCCTATTTTCACTACTCCAGCTTCCACGGTAAGGGCTTCGGCATCCATGTTCGTCGCGTAGATGGTGTGGAGTATTTCTTGCCTAATAGTGTATAGATAGGGATGGTTTTTCCCTAGTATTTCTGGTAGTAGCCTGTTAAGTATATCTATGGATAGGAGTGCTCCAGTGTACTCGTGGTAAACCCGGTGAATAGAATTGCCGATATCGTGTAGTAATGCTCCGAGCATGACGACCAGCTTTGCCTCTTCGATGCTTCCTACAGTTTTGTCTGCCAGTGTTGTCGGTTCTACTCCCCTTTTCACCAGCATGTCGAAGAGTTCTAGTGCTGATCCCGCGACTATTTTAGCATGGACAGGGCCGTGGTCATTGTATAGTAGTCTGGATACTGCGTTCACATTACTCATCTTCCATAGTTCCTGGACTTCCCGGTCTTTAGTGAAGAGTGTGTAGGCGTTGTATAGGAGCCTGCTTGACCTAACGTGTTTCTCTATTAGATCTGGGCCTACCTTGCTTGCCATTGTCTACACCTCTTCTTGGCCTAACGAATCACTTATCCATTTGAGGTAATCCGGGTTTCCACCTATTATGGGGAGAGCGATTATCTCCGGTACCTCGTAGGGGTGGAGTTCCTTTACCTTTTTGGCTAGTTTTCCTAGGAGGCCTAGTTCTGTTTTCAGTACAAGTAGGCTTTCACTGTCTCTCTCCACTTTTCCTTCCCACCAGTAAATACTGTCCACCTTATTTACTATATTCACACAAGCGGCAAGCTTTTCCTCTACTAGTTTCCGGGATAATTCCTCTGCTTTATCCCGCGGTGCTGTTATGAAGACGACTATCCTCTGGTAGAAAGCCAAGCTGTATCCCCCCACTTTTTGGCTAGTATTTCGTGTGTGCCTCCCTGAATACTTCAGGGATCAGGTGTACTAAGTCTTTCGCCATAATCCTCTCACCATACAATTCGGCAGCCAATACGCTTGCCCTCCCAGTAATGTAGGCGGCTGTAGCGGCAGCGTTAAACGGGTCGATCCCCATGGATACTAGAGTGGCTATTACCCCGGTTAACACGTTACGAGTACCGCCTGTACTCATAGCTTCATGGCGGATTCTATTCAACCTGTAATCTCCGTCGGGATTAACTATAACGTCTACTGGAGCTTTCAATAGGACGATTGAACGGTATTTCCTAGCTATATCTAACGCAGCTTGAATCCAGCTGTCCTGGTCTTCTCCCACTCTCCTACCCAGTAGTAGGGAGGCTTCCCCTATATGGGGGGTTAGAATGAATTTGTCTGAAAGTTTCATGTCTAGGTTAGCGAGGGTTTCCAAACCGTCAGCATCTAATACGACGGGAATATTCTTCTCTAATGCTAGCCCTATAATATTCCTAGCCGCTTTAATTGCCTCAGGGTTCGAACCTAGGCCTGGGCCGAGAACTATAGCTGTTGCTCTCCCCCACTCGCCTCTGTAAAGCTCTATGCACTCCGGATTAAGGCGGTCTCCCGGGCAGCTACGCACTATTAAGTCAGGGTCAAATCCTGCTATGATGGGAGATGACAGGTTTCCAGTGTAGATGAAAACGAGGTCTGCACCTGTCCTGAGGGCTGCTAGTCCTGATAGGGCGGGGGCACCTGTATATAGTTCTGATCCTCCTATAACGGCTATCCTACCGCCTATACCTCCACTGGCTTGAGAGGGTTTACTAGGGATCCTGTGTTTAACATCCCCTGGACCCGTATATACTCTGGCTTCTCGTGGTATACCTATTTTTGCAACTATTACCTCACCAGTATGTTTCACGGCTTTCCTAAGTCCGGGTTTCATATATTGCATTGTTACGGTCACATCAGCCTTGACAGCCGGCTTAGCTGTCTCCCCCGTATCACTGTTAACACCCGTGGGAGCGTCGATCGCCACTTTAAGCGAAGCTTTGCCTTCATTGAATTGTTCTACAGCTGCTTTAACAGGGTTTCTGAGATTCTTACCGGAGAAACCTATTCCTAGAAGGGCGTCTATGAAAGCATCTCCTATTAACAGTCTTTTCTCACAGTAATCTTTGACAGCTGAAATATGTATGCTGTTAAGCCTGGTAATCAGGTTTAAATTAAACTTAGCGTCCCCGTGTGTTATGGATTCTGGGGGATAGTAGAGTAGGACTTTAACGTTCGCCCCCCTTGAAGCCAGATGTCTTGCAGCGACAAACCCGTCCCCGGCATTGCCTCCTTTACCGGCAAACACGATGATATCTTTTCCTTTGACACTACCACCGAGCTTCTCCCCGACTACGTCGGCAACACTCCTTCCAGCATTCTCCATTAGATATATTAGAGGAAGTCCTAGGAAAACGGTGTTCGTCTCTGCAACTTTTATCTCTAGAGTGTTAAGAGTCTCGTAATTACTCACTGTTATTCGCCTCATCTAGTAATAAACCGACGATACTATATTAGATTCATTTTAGTA is drawn from Candidatus Tiamatella incendiivivens and contains these coding sequences:
- the tadA gene encoding Flp pilus assembly complex ATPase component TadA; amino-acid sequence: RVFPRPRSLFDAGLVRGLREVMSYRVGVGFYPVDVWVRVYETREGGYIYHVEEPRLNELEVSMYEDIMNLLYFEPPEPEDSSRFFEAVVKRIEELLLRYAAVYEGARTGFIRYYLYREALGFGYIDPLMRDPHIEDVSCNGYNLPVYVWHTNFEYVQTTMRIPEKDLDRLVLKLAHISGKHLSMANPIVDAILPGGHRLAGTYRKEVTTTGSSFTVRKFREKPISIVELIKFGTIDPFIAAYAWVMMEHKRNGLILGVTGAGKTTLLNAVATLIHPSYKVVTIEDTPELRLPLPNWVQLVSREFAMRTDIVTSITLFDLVKLSLRYRPEIIMVGEVRGEEAYVLFQAMASVSGDTPIVIRDSDGMVKFMSIGEFVDKYYEEGEGRVAKSVEGVQVLSHDGYNVAWKPLRYVLRHRADSIYRIVAEGGVELRATGSHSVYVLDPETLDVEVKRVDQLAPGDLLLTFVSEPRGGGGDYRDGGLVEVDSLGVLDEDMAFVFGVYITDGCVKHYRGSRICFTRGLSENSLADRMLRVMYEKFGVKPYVDGRGSYKIFEFNNTELARRFEKVLGGKLEEKRVPHALWSSSSKIVRAFFEGLKADSRRTFKERYVNYVTATERLAQELLWLARMKGFYAFLHVEKGTGRNVGREYYNVNVYLDTDYRKPDVAERVPAGSLLRLVKLLGLSSLPYNLEYIKRRKFVSVRTADKVVEWVGSRKILGNGVGEHVNRIKEYAAGNLRVVLVKEVSLESFDGYVYDVSVPGTESFIGGKVPVLLHNTGHGGVSTMHAESLESAVDRLTSPPMNIPPSYIPLIHFSMMIRRVDKGGKAARRVTNIWEVEDYGKYVEVFKWRASKDEFVSRLKNSVTLKRIAKELLDVPVSDLVYREIPVRALLFHSMALRNMISFKDVAEVISRYYHDPGMRDRILEESKDLAKKDESGTVKKLLDQVKR
- a CDS encoding phosphohydrolase, producing MASKVGPDLIEKHVRSSRLLYNAYTLFTKDREVQELWKMSNVNAVSRLLYNDHGPVHAKIVAGSALELFDMLVKRGVEPTTLADKTVGSIEEAKLVVMLGALLHDIGNSIHRVYHEYTGALLSIDILNRLLPEILGKNHPYLYTIRQEILHTIYATNMDAEALTVEAGVVKIGDGTDMAEGRARYPYKRGKSDIHALSALSIKKVYLEQGDQRPVKISVLMDDRAGFFQIEKILLPKIHGTRIGKYTEINAVIQRNGKEEIVRILP
- a CDS encoding divalent-cation tolerance protein CutA, which encodes MAFYQRIVVFITAPRDKAEELSRKLVEEKLAACVNIVNKVDSIYWWEGKVERDSESLLVLKTELGLLGKLAKKVKELHPYEVPEIIALPIIGGNPDYLKWISDSLGQEEV
- a CDS encoding NAD(P)H-hydrate dehydratase; the encoded protein is MSNYETLNTLEIKVAETNTVFLGLPLIYLMENAGRSVADVVGEKLGGSVKGKDIIVFAGKGGNAGDGFVAARHLASRGANVKVLLYYPPESITHGDAKFNLNLITRLNSIHISAVKDYCEKRLLIGDAFIDALLGIGFSGKNLRNPVKAAVEQFNEGKASLKVAIDAPTGVNSDTGETAKPAVKADVTVTMQYMKPGLRKAVKHTGEVIVAKIGIPREARVYTGPGDVKHRIPSKPSQASGGIGGRIAVIGGSELYTGAPALSGLAALRTGADLVFIYTGNLSSPIIAGFDPDLIVRSCPGDRLNPECIELYRGEWGRATAIVLGPGLGSNPEAIKAARNIIGLALEKNIPVVLDADGLETLANLDMKLSDKFILTPHIGEASLLLGRRVGEDQDSWIQAALDIARKYRSIVLLKAPVDVIVNPDGDYRLNRIRHEAMSTGGTRNVLTGVIATLVSMGIDPFNAAATAAYITGRASVLAAELYGERIMAKDLVHLIPEVFREAHTKY